acagtgagaattaaatgaatgtggcccttgctgtgactaaagttgcccatccctgctctaTATTATCTGTAAcgtagtatagcatgctcactgcaccttaatctgtatattataatcctaagaatatacttatatttatagcatttatttatatttatagcatcccattaatccagccataaatacccaataattcactttttttgtctacatctgtacattttgtaattactgtacatagcacagattcttgcactttctgcttattgcacttctggtgagatgccaaacctcatttcgctactctatacttgtatatgtgtaatgacaataaagttgaatgtCATCTCATATAGAGGGCAATTTTAGCAAATAGTTGAGGTAcctctttgtccacaggggggcgccaaaattgaCCCAAACTGAAGTTACTCAggattgttttaaaaacaagacatacTGTTGTTTATTAGCATTTCACTCTCAAAGTGAGGTTAATTAAAGAGGTGAACATTTGCAGACCAAATGCAAATTCAGTTCAATTCTGTTCTGCACAAAGTTAAAGattgtttgaaaatatttcaagTCAAGATTGAACACAGAACATCATTCATCAAATTTGGCATGTTTGGTCACCGCAGGTATTATGTagaaattaaagacaaaaaccCCCCAGTAAtatcaaaatgatcaaaattCATATAGCTCCTTGTGCAGCACACAGactaaatgctgttttttttttttcatactttgtCATATTAATAATGTAATTGCATCTTTGCCCTCTTTTCACTCAGGAGAAAAGCCTCACCGCTGCCAGCTCTGCCCGTTTGCTTCAGCGTACGAGCGACACCTTGAAGCCCACATGCGCTCCCACACGGGAGAGAAACCATACAAGTGTGACCTCTGCGCCTTCCGCTGTAGCGACCGCAGCAACCTGTCGCACCACCGCCGCCGTCGCCACAAACTCCTCCCCAACCGAGTTGTCCGCTCTTCCTTCTCCAACAAACGCATGTTGAGCTCCCTGCAAAAGAGGACCGGCTCACTGGGCTTTAGCAGGCGGCTGCTCATCAACTACAACCCTCCCTCTTTGATGATGCCAAAGTCGGATTACCTGAGCGATTTTCCTCATAAGATCCACCACCATTTGAACAGTGCTGAGTATAAGAACCATGACAAGGCGGATGAGAACGACGGCCTCATCAGAAGTTCTAATGGTCTGACTTTTAACAACCCGCTGGACCAGTTGTCTACACTTGCAGGCCAGCTGGCAGACCTTCACCCTGAACCTCAAACTCCTGCGTCCCCAGACAGAGAGTCCTTAATAGAAGAGAAGCCCATCCTCATACATCAGATCTCGAATGAACATGTTGCGATGTGTTCCAACGGAGTCCAGACTTCACCTCCTAACAAAGAGTCTCCCACCTCGGGCCACGGGAGCTTCAGTCCTGTTCCCGCCCTGGGCTTTGAAAGCAGCATGAACACTCTGACTGCGAGTGCAAGCAGCAGCCTGCCGGGCACGCCCGCCCTCCCTGCGCAGACCGCAGCGGAACAACAGCTGCCACAGAAATGCCGCCACTGTGATATTCACTTTCTGGATAACATACTCTACACCATTCACATGGGCTGCCACGGCTATGAGCATCCATTTCAGTGCAACATCTGTGGCCACATGTGCACAGACAGATACGACTTTGCTTGTCATTTCGCCCGTGGACAACACAAAAAGTGATTCCTTGCAGCACAGATGCACCGGGTGTCTTAGATACTTTTGTATGGTGCTTGTACAGCATTAATATAGTTGTgctgatttagattttttacttttttttgatagtttcttatttatttttttgtttgatactCATTAACTGCAATACATTGTTGCCTCACAACCTTCTCTATGGCTCCCAACCTTTGTGCTTTTCATATGAGTTATGATTGATCCATACACCATCCTGCTTTACATCAGGCGGGAAAATACTGATTGAAGCCCACAAAGTGTTGTCCTACATTCAGTATTAGTGAGGGCAGTTTGATCGTTAACCTACTTTGCCAATGCAGGTGCATGATATGATGTGATTTTAATATGCACACATGATGTTGCATATTTATGATGTGATATGTTTTGGGGGAgggatttagtttttttttttctctcggtATCAGCAGGTCAACAGAGTAAACTCGACTCTTACAGTGAGTCATTGTTAGTAAGCGGCTTGTATGCGAGACATCTCAAATAAAGGGAGAATGCAAAGTGTTCCATGGCAGACATCATGAGCTTCACACGCTCTGCATTCATTGTGCAGCAGATAATAATGTTCTTTTTGTCCACATTCTTAAACTGTCCATCACTGGTTTATTCAAAGCCTTTCTCTGTTAGACTCTTAAATGGGATGTTCAAAGACTGGCAGCTGATTCTGTGTTCAAGACAACATTGTGTCTATGTCATGAAGCCTCCTTGTAATTCTTGTCTCGATATTTATTTATACCTCACTCCATAAAGTGCAGAGGATTTCTACTAAAATGTGAAgccttaattttttttaatgttttttttttttaaaggtttatttgggggctttttatgccttttaatgtagagctaggacagtggatagagtcagagagagagtggggaatgaaaagCAGGGAGGGGAGCCAAAGGTCGGATTTTTTTAACCTGGGaacgcccgcttggaggattaaaggtgcattcatgtggtatCCGGACACACCGGGAAAACGAGTTCCCCAGTTGTAAAAtgcacctgctcaagtcggaacaacaactcggaaactctgGGGAAAAAATGAAGTGTCCAACTTGCCGACATATTCGTCATCACATGGGGGCGGCAAAatctgttttgttaatgttaagatactttttcatgaattcatgtATTGCACATAAACTTTTTGCtagaaaacattcacacatcTTCTTTGTACCATCCACACTTTGTTTAGAAGTTGTTATAGCATTCCAACTTTCAAAACTGAaatcatgtgaacacactgaagtcggaaacTGGGACCTCcaaggagcacatgaatgcagcacatAGCCGCCGTACATGTGGCGTGCAATAACCACTAGGCTTCCGGCGCTCCAATTTCCCTCTTGTTTCTAGTTTGTACACATGAAACGGTCTTCTATAATAACTTATACATGACCATGAGCAGTTTTAGTGATGTTACTATTAccactttgtttttgtacagaCACTGTGAGAGGAGTTTTTCCCTTTTAATTTAAGTTGTTTAATTGTGTCGATTTTTAAGACTGCTACATTTCCGTTACTTATTTGCTattacttgtttgtttgtgttttttcttgtcaTGGGTAGAGGGAAATGTGGAATAAAGGGCTCCCCGCTTTCAAGTTTTAAGTAAATCATGTGAATACTGATGGACAAATGTTATCCTACAACTTTTGCAGCGATCATGCAGAGATGCACTAATGTTGAGTTTGAATACGTTTTAAAGGCCAGTTTGGCTTTTAAAAAGTAGCAACAAGGCttaatttataaaataaaaagattccATTTGTTCCACTTATTGCCACGTGTCCACAAACCTAAAAAGAAGTGACCAACAAAAAATAGGttgattttaatttaataaaaaaatatctcgCATTCACTCGCGACCCCTGACGTGATTCAATCTTACTTTGTGTAAAGTCACAGTTTAGTCATTTTATTCCAGTTATGATCTGAGAGAGGACTTCCTTCCTCTCATGATCAAAAACGTCCACCGCTCTTTTCACCACACGTTCCACGTCCATGTCCTCCTCCCGTATGAAGGTCGCCTCCTGAAGCATCTGTCTGCGCAGGTTGAGGAGAAACGCGGCTTTGGATTCATTCAGCTGAGCGGCCAAACACTTCATGTGCCCTGGAGGAACTTGATTTCCTAAAGGCAAGTTTGAGAGAATGATCGATCAACAAAGGGGCTGCAAAAAAGAAGTGAATTGTTCAGTGATATAGCTGACCTCTGGCTGTCTTCATGGCGTCAGAGATGAGGCGGCGACAGGCCTGGTCAGCTTGGTGAACCACACTGGTGGCACATCTGAGGCGGTCTGCCTCCTGCAACAGCATGAGACCACAGCACATTTCATACATGcttatataaacacattttaaaaggttGGATGGGAGCTACATTACATTCACACACCGTTTGCTCTGTGTTGTCCTCAACAGGGAACAGTGGGTTGCTCATTGCAGAGGCGATCAACTCCATCACCCTCTGTCTGAGGGAGCGAGGCATACAGGAAGAGAAACTAATGAATACCTAATATCACAAAGTTTCGAGTAAGCGTTCATCAACGGCTGATTCTTACACGTCTCTGTCAGGCAAGTTGTCTGTGGTGCTGAGTGAAATGCTGTTTTTCTCCCACGAGTTCTTCTGTACATTCGGAGGCTCCAAACGCTTCACCATCTCCACGATCACCTCGGTGGGAACAGGTTTAGACCTGCTCTGGTTCCTGCTGATGCACGACTCCAAATCACACTGCAGATAGACCTGACAGAAACCGAGCGAGCCTGAAAAGACAACGGACAGATTACCAGAGTCTTAAGACATCAGTAAATCATCACATTAAATGTTAAGTTGCAATTAAACTTGTAGAAGTCTGTGGTGCATTCAGTTGCCTGCAGGAGGCTTCAGATTTTCCAgatttaaaaactaaacagCATTTGTTACTTTAAGAAGATATGTGAAGTTTAAAACACTCAGTCAGTGGTCTAAAACATGCACAACCTCTCCCTCAAGTCTACCAAGAACATTTCAGTGTTGCTTACGCTGTCTTGCAAGTTGGTAAACTTCATATCTCATGCTTGGATAGTAGAAGTTGTCATCCAGCAGAAAGAGAAGCGGTGCCTGGTCGTGATCATaaggcggctgctgctgctgcagagcttcGATGCACTGTTCCCACGCAGCTCTGCTGATCTGGCGGCTGCTTGGAAGTTCTGTTAAATCTTGAGGCTCCTCCAAGAACTGCTCGATGCATCGCAGTACTGCCTGTCTGTGGGACTTCCATTTGGTGTGCTAGAAGTGGACAAATGAAATTCTCATATCAACATAAACCCCACCCGCAGCATGCTTATTAACAAGGAGGATGCGAATAATGTCCCCATTGCTTTATGAGCCTAAGTTGACATTTGTTGTGTTAAtataatagaaaataaaaccaTGGAAACTatacattgttttaaaatatataaaactgtATCCAAATGTAAAAACGAATGGGTGCAGACAGTCAGTGTAATGTAGGCTATCATCTCCTTTTGATACCCTAATAATATAATATTGGTGCAAATCTTAAACGCAATATCTAAGATAGCCTGAAACACAAGGAACTTATTGTAGCTCCCACTATGACTTAGATTATGCTGGTAGTTTGCACAGTTAGATAATAGTCTGTTTGGAATAATTCTCTTTGTGCAATGTTCCCAGTTATCTCCGTCTGATCAAATGCTGAACCTGCATTGAAAATCCGTCAATTTAACACAAACTTGTTCACCATGTCGTGAAAGTCGACACcgtcctcctccactctgttttGAAAGGCACGCTCGGGGATCAAGTCATCGTACGGCACCACGCAGACTTTCCATCCGTGTTGCGCTGCGGTGCTGGGGAGCCTGCGGGCCAGCGTGGACTTCCCAGCAGCAGGCAGCCCGCAGAGGACACACAGGCAGACCGGAACCCGCCCGACACCACCCGCAGACTCGCCTGCTGCCATGAGCCGCCGAAGTGCCGCTTTTAAAAACACGGCTTTTcacaaacaggcttttttttacatggtgCAGGATGCGGTGGTCGTAGTTGACGGTTTACTTCCGTATTATTCCGCGTCAGGTCAAAACAAAAGGGAAACATGTGATTTCCGGggaactttcaaaataaaagcctcaaaAGTGACGTAGGGTCTATAATGAGGTGTgaatcttttttgttgttgttgttgaaatgagTTATAATATACTTATATATAATATCTAAGATTGATTTTTTAGGTCACATGACATGAATGATATTGAAAAAAGTATAAATTGTTAATATGtagaaaaatagaaagaaaagtCTGATGTCTAAAAAGTCTATGTAATATAAAAAGGTAAATCTCATTTCTTGGCGTGCGTATTTCTATGATTGTTTTGAAGACACTTCACATCACATGAAAGGTattgaaaaatacaacaactgatttgttttaatattaaaaggaaaaaaaaaaaaaagcacaaatatgTCATATGTGGTCCTTCAAGTTTGGCACTTCtaattctgtttctgtcttccaGGAGTAACACCGTTTTAATCTCTACCTTTAATTTTCTCACATCAGTCTTACAGATTGCAAAATAACTTCTCAACTCCTCAAGTGTCATTCCCACGACCGGCTTTGCAAACCTCGTCTccctctttgtgttgtgttgattaATATGAACTCAACGCATTTCCGCATATTGTCACGCTGACCTTGAGCTTCATCGTGAAAATGTAATTTGCACCTTCCGCTTGAATACTCAGCCGTCGTGAGAAGTGAGAAGGACTACTGTTCATAACTTTGATGCCAAGCGCACAAAAGACGAGATGACAGCGACATACAGGTATCATCTGAATACATATTTATTAGATAAATATTAGGTTGTCACATCATCTAACTACATACAATTCTGCAAgactaaaaatcacaattagTTCCTTTATTTTCTGACCAGTTTAGAATATGAAATGATTGTACATACAATGTACACAATAAAGACAATGGCCACATTGCATGAATCACCTTagattgtttcctttttccaaCTGTTCATGATATCAAAAGTTGTACAAACTATGGATTCGGTTACAATCTTCTGGACCCGCCCCCCTCCGGCCTCTTTAATCCCAACCCTTCATATGGTTTTCTTTGTAACCTTGCactttttttgtcctctttttttttttttttttttttagctttagcACCTCAGAGTATGCAGGTGACAGACTAGAACACTTAAGCTAAATATTACATGTAAAAACATAGCTGTCCCAGTTCCCCTAAAGAAAGAGGTGAAAGTATAttacagaaggggggggggacaaaacGCGGAGAGATACCCACAGACACAAACTAACAAGTTTCAGTTTCCATATTCAGCCACTTCCAGTAGAGGGGTtgcaagcttttttttattattctaaaGAAACAATGCACATTCCCAGggaaaatgaatacatttctgttCACATGTCTCTATTTTCATTTACATATATACAGGCATCCATGGGACGTTTGATCTAGCCTCGACCCTGAACGCAGCCTCGCTCTCTGTATCTTTTTAGGTTTCTTTTCTGAATACATCTTCCCCTGCAGAAATGCCCCTTTACTGTGATTGTGCATCTGGAGATTTGGGGTGCTGCCTTAGAcataataaaaatatgaaatgacGATGACTTACACTGGATCGATGAAATcgttggagaaaaaaatgaaatgtggcAGTGTGTTGTTAGAAGAGGGATGATTTGAGTTGATGTCTCTTGGTGacataaatatgaaacaacATGTCAGTGAGCTGAACTGGAACAAATCATATTTTTTCatgtatgtttaaaacaattttttttttttacagaaaaccaTGGTGGTTAAATTAGCACAATGCTACATACAGTCGAAAGAAATTGGATTTCTAGCCTTACAGATTAATAAGAAAAACCAGTACAAAAtaatttaccaaaaaaaaaaaaaaaaaaaggggataAAAACGCATATGGTCTCGTGCtttgaacattttctataacaaaaatataaacaatatcaTGGACTTCTTTAAAATATGGTTGtgatatatctttaaaatacCACTGTGTATTGACATTTAGCAACAATTATGATATTCACATAGCTCAATAATTACACTGATAGCCAGCTGATACCacgtcttattttgaaaaaccatcactgataaaatgtttacataAGAAGCCAACATGGATTCCTTTTCAATCAGATACATTTGAGCGTGAAAGAAAGTATTgcttaaaaactgaaaaacaaataaaaaataaaaagatgcgACACGATCCCCTTGAGCTGATACAGGAAGTGGGTTTTAGGGGGTTGGGAATATAAAATTGCAACACCTGTCTGAAAACGACAGGTGGGAGACGGAGTGCACTGGAAGGAAAGTGATGAGAAAGCACTACGACCTGCAGGAAATAGCTTATGAGACGTTCTGGTTACAAACAAAGTCAGTGGTTAGATGgtagttgtattttttttttttttttttttttttttgggagcgTAACATGGCGGGTTAAGTCGGACGactgatgatcaaaggacaaaCATTATCAAGATGATACAAAAATATTCACAATGATATTTACAGTACAATAGgcatttcataaaaaataatacatttgcaTACTGAACAGCACTCTTCTCAAAAAGTGAAATCGAAAAACAAACGTGGCAAAAGTCTGCACCAATACTGCTCTAAAAACCACTTCTTTTTGAACAGCAGTGATGGATAAACTGTATTTGACCTCCCCCTATATCTTTAAAATCCATatcaccaaacacacacacacacacacacacgcacgcacgcacgcacgcacgcacgcacgcacacacacttacactcactTTCACGCAAGACCAAGCAAAGACAGACATCTCCACACTCCTCCTTATTACTTTGGTGATGTTGAGCAGTTTCCCAAAAGAATTACGGATAGTTGAATTAtgcagcaacagaaaaaaaacaaaacaacaacaacaacaacacaaacaaaacacagtatATCAAGAAAATACATGAGAAATGTATCGCTGATATCAGCATTATCCCTTCAATGTTAGTGTTAAATAAATCGGAcaacaaaaatccaaaacaaaaatgtacaaacaaaaaatagcAATGGAAACAgcaactgataaaaaaaactacactatcttttttttaaccacttgCAACAGCACTAGACAAGGGCTTGGCACACATGCACTTTGTAGACTAGTTAAAACAGCACATCATTTAACAGGGAGAGAGATGCAACGTTGCAGAAACGCAGGCGGCATTGGAAGGAGTCGTAGCAGGAAGCAGTAAATGCAGCAGGGTCCAATCTTTCATTCTGTACCTCTCATTTTCGTTATAATCACTCCTCTGTGCCCGAGGATGATAACTATACAACATGTTGGAAGTGCAGGTATGCAATAAAAACGTTCTTCTTTTAAATGGGGGCCAAAATCTTCCCTGTTGTGTTTTGACAGCCTTTAGGGAAATCGctttttctgtcaaaaatacgtTTGTATCAAATTGTGGAAAAAGTGGAAGCCAATCTttcccaaaaatgtttttttttttttaaatgccaaaatgtctgtaaaaaacatttcatcaagGACAgatatatactttttaaattctttttttttcgccGTAAAACAGTTTCCTGGTgtatgtggtgttttttttggttttttttttgcattgccAAAATCTCTTGTGCTTTTAAATGATGTGTGGTGGACAAACGACAGTGCGACTAACCAGAGCAGTCAGGGAATGAAGCTGAGACACCAGTGAGTTGTTGCCTCTCAGTTCGGAATAACAACATTGGACAGAGTGCACACTGGCCAGATAGCgcagggttttttgtttttttctctgattttcttATACAGTgaattcctttttcttttcaaaaggaaacaaaaaaaaatgaataaaaaatgctACAACATGTAACttatgtgcacacaaacacctgtgtgtaaaaaaacaaacaaacaaacaactgagTATAGCTGCACAGAGCACAAGTATCACCATGAAGGATCCTGTCGTGTCTTTGAGTTTTAAACCTCTTTCAGTCAATCTGCGCTGGCCGATGAAAACTGTACacgaggaagaagagaaagggagtgcatctttgtgtttgtcaaGTACTGAAACTGCAGGCAGTCAGAGAAGTTCATGTGTCTGAATTGCCTCAGTTGTTTTCGAAAAGTGATAAAAGGTCGTCGTTGCTATTGCTGGGGAGGTCCGGTGGGTCTAGGTACGACAGCAGCTCGTCTGGGTTCGCAAGCTCTGGAAGAagctgagaaaagaaaagaaaaaaaagaaagacaatttAATAAAGCAATCAAGTAAACACAGATGATCCAACCTAGCTTTGAAAGCTACAGCTGTGAATCAGGACTCACGTCTAGAGATGGCTCCGGCATGTCCGACCCCGCTTGGCTGTCCAAACTGCTCGAAGGGTTGAAGGCGAGGTCGCTGTGGGGATGGTTGTTAGGACCAGgatgctgttgctgctgctgctgctgctgctgctgttgttgttgttgatgttgttgttgctgctgctgctgctgctgctgttgctgaggAGGTGGAGCTTGTCGTTGCGGCTGAGGAGGCCCGCTGTGGTGTAGCTGCTGCCCTGATTGGCTCCCAGGGTGTGGAGAAGCGTGTAAGCTCTGCTGCAATGGACCGTGTGACTGGTCATTGCCGGCAGAGTGAGGTATCTGTCGGGGGGGGggcaacacattttaaataatgttataTTGATGGAATAAGATGGAAAAGATTAAGGGATTTATTAGTCATATCACTGGCTTATTTTAACTGTTATAACATATAataacttttctttattttaaaggaatatTTCAACACTTTAATTTCATGATGAaattaaatttcattttttcggggcccttttt
The genomic region above belongs to Labrus bergylta chromosome 21, fLabBer1.1, whole genome shotgun sequence and contains:
- the LOC109996046 gene encoding zinc finger protein Pegasus isoform X1 encodes the protein MQQGLTQKNMEEIKTEPVDFVREFQEYLTQQTQHVNMISGSVCGEAGEPPYQAVAPRSEQIGLDSAPVEVNLPVEDGPDVQMDGLERTCDGKYKCSYCNYANKGMARLIEHIRIHTGEKPHRCQLCPFASAYERHLEAHMRSHTGEKPYKCDLCAFRCSDRSNLSHHRRRRHKLLPNRVVRSSFSNKRMLSSLQKRTGSLGFSRRLLINYNPPSLMMPKSDYLSDFPHKIHHHLNSAEYKNHDKADENDGLIRSSNGLTFNNPLDQLSTLAGQLADLHPEPQTPASPDRESLIEEKPILIHQISNEHVAMCSNGVQTSPPNKESPTSGHGSFSPVPALGFESSMNTLTASASSSLPGTPALPAQTAAEQQLPQKCRHCDIHFLDNILYTIHMGCHGYEHPFQCNICGHMCTDRYDFACHFARGQHKK
- the LOC109996046 gene encoding zinc finger protein Pegasus isoform X2; amino-acid sequence: MEEIKTEPVDFVREFQEYLTQQTQHVNMISGSVCGEAGEPPYQAVAPRSEQIGLDSAPVEVNLPVEDGPDVQMDGLERTCDGKYKCSYCNYANKGMARLIEHIRIHTGEKPHRCQLCPFASAYERHLEAHMRSHTGEKPYKCDLCAFRCSDRSNLSHHRRRRHKLLPNRVVRSSFSNKRMLSSLQKRTGSLGFSRRLLINYNPPSLMMPKSDYLSDFPHKIHHHLNSAEYKNHDKADENDGLIRSSNGLTFNNPLDQLSTLAGQLADLHPEPQTPASPDRESLIEEKPILIHQISNEHVAMCSNGVQTSPPNKESPTSGHGSFSPVPALGFESSMNTLTASASSSLPGTPALPAQTAAEQQLPQKCRHCDIHFLDNILYTIHMGCHGYEHPFQCNICGHMCTDRYDFACHFARGQHKK
- the LOC109996058 gene encoding L-seryl-tRNA(Sec) kinase; amino-acid sequence: MAAGESAGGVGRVPVCLCVLCGLPAAGKSTLARRLPSTAAQHGWKVCVVPYDDLIPERAFQNRVEEDGVDFHDMHTKWKSHRQAVLRCIEQFLEEPQDLTELPSSRQISRAAWEQCIEALQQQQPPYDHDQAPLLFLLDDNFYYPSMRYEVYQLARQRSLGFCQVYLQCDLESCISRNQSRSKPVPTEVIVEMVKRLEPPNVQKNSWEKNSISLSTTDNLPDRDVQRVMELIASAMSNPLFPVEDNTEQTEADRLRCATSVVHQADQACRRLISDAMKTARGNQVPPGHMKCLAAQLNESKAAFLLNLRRQMLQEATFIREEDMDVERVVKRAVDVFDHERKEVLSQIITGIK